In Bradyrhizobium sp. WBOS07, the genomic window CGACCGCGTGCTGCTTGGGATCGCAGGGCTCGCGGCGCTCGCCGGCGGGCGGGCAGTCAGCGGCACGGATGTCCTCGCCCTGGTGGCCGTAGCCTCCGCCGCATTGCCACACCTCGAAACTGCGCGACTCGCAGAAATTGTCGCGCCAGTAATAGGCGGTCGGTCCCTCGCTCTTCTCGCGCTTGCCGTAGGATTGCGAGCGCACGAAGGCGGGAGCCTTCTCGAGAGGAAAGCGGATCTGGGCATAGGCCATCACGTCGGGATGGCCGCCCTGCTTGCGGTAACCGGTGTTCGGGATGATGTCGCCGCTTGGCCTGTAGCTGAAGTCCGGGGAACGCGCCGCCGGGCGATCGACCACAATGGAGGCGATGTCCGTCAATGGCCGCGCACGCTGGCCGCCGGCCACGCGCAAGGCCTTCAGGAAGCGCTCCGCGACGGGATAGGCCTCCTTGCAGGCGAGCCGCCGCGGCTTGGCGACGCTGTCGAGGCACTGGATCGACACCACATAGGCGACGCCGAAACGGGTGAAGGCGTAGCGGACATAACCTTCGCGGATGAAACGTCGCAGATCCGGATAGAGCGTCGCGAGCGGCTTGACCTGCTCGCCCTTGCCCCCTGAGGGATCAGCGATGTCGTAGACGAGCGCCGAGCCCGTGATCTGCACTTCGACCGGCCGTGCGAACACACGGGCCGGCATGCCTTCGCCAGCGCCGGGCTCGAACGAGAAGGTCGCGCTGTAGCCGGCGGGGCCGGCATCGAACATGTCGACGGGATTGAAGTCGGCCTGGTAGCGCGAAAGTGCGAGCGTGGCGGGCGCGCCGCCGCGTTGCCCCTCGAGGTAGGCTGCAGCGTCGAACGGCAGCAGCACGGGCACCGGGCTGCGGGTGATGCCGATGAAGAAGCGCGAGGAGACCGCGTTGAGCTGCACCAGTGCGGGCGTCGCGCGCGGATCGTAGCGCGGCACGGAACGGCGAGGCGCGAAGACGAAATCCTCCGCGACCCGGGGGCGGCTGTTGATTTCGGTGCGGAACTGGTCGAGCGCTGCGCGCCAGTCGACGCGCAGGGCCGTGAGCGAGGGGCTGCGGAATTCATCCGCAGCGAGAGCAGAGGCGCTGAAGAGCGAAAGCGACGCCAGGAGTTGCGAGACGAAGCGGAAACCTTTCCCAACCACTGTCCCGCCCCCCGGCGCCATCTGTTGCGACCGCTCTGGTCCCCGTCAGTCCTTGGCGCGCTCGGAATAAGAGCCGTCTTCGGTCATCACCACGATGCGGGTGCCGACCGAGATGTGCGGCGGCACGGTGGTACGCACGCCATTGGAGAGCACCGCGGGCTTGTAGGACGACGATGCGGTCTGGCCCTTGGTCACCGGCTCGGTCTCGACCACTTCCAGCGTCACGCGCTGCGGCAGCGCGATCGAGACCGGGTTGGTGTCGTGCATGGACAGCTTGACGGTCATGTCCGGCTGAAGATACGCGGCCGCGTCGCCGACGACGTCCTTGGAAACTTGGACCTGGTCGTAGGTTTCCGGGTTCATGAAGTGGTAGCCGTCGCCATCTTCATACAGGAACGTGTAATTGCGCTCTTCGATGGTGGCCTTTTCGACCTGGTCGGTGGTCTTGTAGCGCTCGGAGATCTTTACCCCGTCCGAGATTCGGCGCATTTCGATCTGGCTGACCGGGGTGCCCTTGCCCGGATGGATGTTCTCGGCGCTGACGACGACATAAAGCTTGCCGTCTTGCTCGATCACGTTGCCCTTGCGAATAGAACTGGCGATGACTCTCAAAGTGATATTTCCTGCTTGCTTGGCCCGGCACCGGCCAGGACGTGGTCAAATCGATGGGGGACTTGGGGCCTCAAATCGGACCTCGGCGCCCGTTTCGGGCCGCAACATACTGATTTTGCCGTTAGATGCCAGCGTTTTGCTCGCGCCTGGGGCGGTCGGTTAATGACTGGGGACAAGCCGATCTCACCGTTCTGGTCGCCTGACCGGCACGTCGACCGGCGGCCCTTCCTCAGGGCAAGGGGGGCCATTACCAGCGCAATACGGGGCTTTTTCGCCGAGCAGGGCTTCGTTGAGGTCGAAACTTCCGTTCTCCAGGTCTCCCCGGGCAATGAGACCCATCTGCACGCCCCCCGGACCGAGCTGATGCGGCCGGACGGCAGCCGCGCCAGGCGTTACCTGCGGACATCGCCCGAGTTCGCCTGCAAGAAGCTGCTGGCGGCGGGCGAGACGCGGATCTTCGAGCTCGCCCGCGTGTTCCGCGACCGCGAGCGCGGCGACCTGCATCTGCCCGAATTCACCATGCTGGAATGGTATCGGGCAGGCGCCTCCTATGACGCCATCATGGCCGACACCGTGGTCGTCATCGCCCGGGCCGCGCAGTCGACCGGGATCGGGACTTTCTCATTCCGCGGCCGGACCGCCGATCCCTTCGCCGAGCCGGAACTTCTGACGGTCGCGGGCGCTTTCGAGCGGTTCGCCGGCATCGACCTCTTGTCGACAATCTCGGGCAGCGAGGGTAACCGTGCCACGCTCGCCTCGGCGGCCGACGGAAAGGTTCGGATAGCTGAGGACGACACCTGGTCCGACATCTTCAGCAAGGTCCTGGTCGAGCATGTCGAGCCGCATCTGGGGCAGGGGCGTTTGACCATCTTGTTCGAATACCCATCTCCAGAGGCGGCGCTGGCGCGCGTCAAGGCGAACGATCCCAGGGTGGCCGAGCGCTTCGAGGTCTATGCGTGCGGCGTCGAGCTCGCCAACGGATTTGGGGAACTGACCGACGCCGAGGAGCAGCGCAAGCGCTTCACGGAATCGATGACGGAGAAGCAGCGCCGCTACGGCGAAGCCTATCCGCTGGATGAGGACTTTCTGGCCGCAGTTGCGGCAATGCCGGAGGCGAGCGGCGTTGCGCTCGGCTTCGACCGGCTGGTGATGCTGGCGAGCGGCGCATCGCGAATTGACCAGGTGGTGTGGACACCGCCAGCAAATGAAACGTCTAGTGAGACATGACGAAGGCCAATCTTGCACGTACCTTGCGTGAGCCGGCCGAGCTTGTGGCCGAGCATCTTGCTCCGGCGGCAGCGCTGCCCGCGCTCGAGCGCGTGGCCGCGCGCTATGCGGTCGCGATCACGCCGGCGCTGATCGAGCTGATCGACCCGTCAGATCCCGACGATCCCATCGCCCGTCAGTTCGTGCCGACCGCTGCGGAGCTGGAGATGCAGCCGGGCGAGAATGCCGATCCGATCGGCGATCATCCGCACTCGCCAGTATCAGGGATCGTGCATCGCTATCCCGATCGCGTCTTGTTCAAGCTCGTTCACGTCTGCGCGGTCTATTGCCGCTTCTGCTTCCGCCGCGAGATGGTGGGACCGGGCAAGGAGAGCGCGCTGTCGGACGATGCCTATCGCGCGGCGATCGACTACATCCGATCGCATCGCGAGATCTGGGAGGTGATCCTGACCGGCGGCGATCCGCTGATGCTGTCGCCGCGGCGGATGAGCGTGATCATGGCCGACCTCGCGGCGATCGAGCACGTCAAGATCATTCGTCTTCATACCCGTGTTCCGGTGGCCGAACCCGGGCGCATCAGCGAGGAGATGGTTGCGGCGCTCAAGGTCGAGGGCGCGACCACGTGGGTGGCCGTGCATGCCAATCATGCGCGCGAATTGACGGGGCCGGCGCGCGCCGCCTGCGCGCGGCTCGTCGATGCCGGCATTCCGCTGGTGAGTCAGTCCGTGCTCTTGCGCGGGGTCAATGACAACATTGCGGCCCTGTCGGATTTGATGCGAGCTTTCGTCGAATGCCGGATCAAGCCCTATTATCTGCATCACGGCGATCTCGCGCCGGGCACGGCGCATCTGCGGACGACGCTGGCGGAGGGGCAGGACTTGATGCGGCAGTTGCGCGGTCGGGTGTCAGGACTGTGTCAGCCGGACTATGTCATCGACATTCCCGGCGGCGCCGGCAAATCGCCGGTGGGGCCCAGCTATGTGCTGGCGCAGCAAAATACCGCAACCGATGCACGTGAAGCGGAGACGAAAACGAGCTATCGTATCGTCGACTATTGCGGCGACGTTCATCTCTATCCGCCTGAGACCTGAGCGGTGGGATGCGCGGCTTGAGAATGGAGGATCGGACATGAAGAAGATCATGCTGGCAGCATCGCTCGTGGTCTTGCTCGGCGGTGCGGCGATCGCGCAGACCGGCGCCAAGGGCTCGACGTCGAGCGGCGCGAACTCCGGCTCGGTGCCGCCGGCTCCCGTGGGCCATCGCCAGCCGCGCGCCGCGGACGTGCCGAGCAAGACTGTGAGCGACCCGAACGATCCACTCAGCAAGGAAAATCAGGCGCTCGACAAGAAGATCAAGAGCATCTGCCGCGGCTGCTGATCGCTTCCACCTCTCCCCGCTGGGGAGAGGTGATAAGCGCCGATCTCGCTCGCGTCCTATGCCGACCGCTCGTGCAATCCGGCGCCACGGGTGTTGCGGCGGACCTCGACCGCGTCGGCGAGCTGCTCGAGCACGGTTGCCGTGGTCGGCCAGTCGATGCAGCCGTCGGTGATGCTCTGGCCGTAGACGAGCGGCTTGCCCGGCACCACGTCCTGGCGGCCGGCGACGAGATTGCTCTCGATCATCACACCCATGATGCGGTGCTCCCCGCTGGCGATCTGGCCGGCGATGTCCGCCATCACCAGCGGCTGGTTCTCCGGCTTCTTGCTCGAATTGGCGTGGCTCGCATCGACCATCACCAGCGGCGCGACACCCGATCTGGTCAACTCGTTGCAAGCCGCCGCAACGCTCGCCGCGTCGTAGTTCGGATGGCTGCCGCCACGCAGGATGATGTGGCAGTCCTCATTGCCGGCGGTCGAGGCGATCGCCGAGCGGCCGAGCTTGGTGACGGCCATGAAATGATGCGGATGCGATGCCGATTTCACTGCATCTGCCGCGATCCGCACATTGCCGTCGGTGCCGTTCTTGAACCCGACCGGACACGACAGACCGGACGCCAGCTCGCGGTGGATCTGGCTCTCGGTCGTGCGCGCGCCGATCGCGGCCCAGGACACGAGGTCGGCGATGTATTGCGGCGTCGTCATGTCGAGAAATTCGGTGCCGGCGGGCAGGCCGAGATTGTTCACGGCCGACAGCACGTTGCGCGCCAGCCGCAGGCCCTTGTTGATGTCGAAGCTGCCGTCGAGCTCGGGATCGTTGATCAGGCCCTTCCAGCCGACCGTGGTGCGCGGCTTCTCGAAATAGACCCGCATCACGATCTCGAGCTGATCGGCGAGGTCCTCGCGCATCTTGGCGAGACGCTCGGCGTAGTCGAGCGCGGCCCTGGGATCATGCACCGAGCAGGGGCCGACGACGACCAGCAGACGGTCGTCCTGGCCGTTCAGGATGGCATGGATGGCGTTGCGCGCGGCCATGACCACGCGAGTGGCGGTGAGCGTGCGCGGGACCTCGCGCATCACCTCGTCCGGGGTGCTCAGTTCTTTCAGTTCGCGGATGCGAAGATCGTCGGTCGTGCTCAGCACGGCAGGCTCCTGTTTGTTTCGAACCTGCCGGCCAATAAAAAAGCCGCCAGGTCTGGCGGCTTGTTCGGACGTTTGCTGCAATATTTCAGATTGAGCGCGATCCTCCTGCCGCCAGCGAGCTGTCGTAGCTAAAGTACCAAAAATAGCTGGTGGCGACGGTGATCATGGCAGGCCATATAGCGCGCCGTTCGAGGGTTGTCACCCCCCAATCGGCGCAGCAGGCGACGAGGCGCGTCAGGTGTTGCTCTTGCGCGCCGCCAGCGCCATGCCGATCAGGCTGGCGCCGCCGAACAGCAGGTTGATACCGACGAGGATGCCGATGGCCCATTCCGCGGAGCTCGGCAACCCCGTGATCACCATGAACGAGATCGCGATGTCGACGAGGCCCGAGATCAGCAGCCACGACCAGCGGCTGCTCAGGTCGCGGCGGTGCTCCAGCGCGTACATGATGGTCGCAACCCCCTCGGCGAGGAAGTAGGCGCCAAGCACGATGGTCAGCGTCAGCACGGCCTGGACCGGCCGGGCCAGCAACAGGATGCCGGTGAGCACGGCGAGCGCAGCCGAGATCAGCGACCACCAGAAGCCCGGCGTGTTGCGCGCCCAATAGGTCACGATCAGCCCGCCGATGCCGCTGATCAGGAACATCCAGCCGAGGAAGATCGCGATCGCAAGGCTTGCGAGCGGCGGCAGGATCAGCGCCGCGACGCCGAGAACGGCGAGCAGGATGCCTTCGAACAGGAACGCCTTCCAATGCGTCTTGACGGTCTGGTTCATCGCGGATTGAAGCCGTGAATAATCCTCGGGCGATGTCATCGGCAGGCTCCAGATCGAAAGGTCAACGCTCAATCTAGTACGCGCGGGGCGTGCGCGCCATGCGGTGGATCAACCGCTGCCGGACGCCGACGAAAAACCTTCCGCGCTGGTACGGATGCGGTTGCGGCCGAGAATGTAGATCGCGGTGGTGACAACCAGAAGCGCAAGGCCGAGCAGGATCGAGACGAAGCCGATCGGGATCAGGGCCAGCGTCAGGTTGCGCTCGGGATTGATCAGCCAGTGATGGATCGAGGTCAGCACGAAGGCGAGGCCGAGAAAGCCGACGCCGCCGCCGGCGAGCAGCAGCGCCCACATCCGGCGGAGCTGGCTGAGCCGCTCCCGCGCAATATCGGTCCGGGGGGCGTGGTGGCGGGCGACGCGCCGGACCAGGCGGATTGCGAAGGCGATCGAGCCGAAGCCGACCAGCAGGCTGGCCGCGCCCAGCCACATCCGCAGCGTCGGATCGAGATCGGGCATCCTTTGCAGTGTCAGCAGCGGGAAGTCGAACGCCGAATGCAGCGCGAGCGGGCCGGCGAGCATCAGGAGGCGGCTGGACAGGCGCGCCCAGTCGCGATGGTGGCGGTTCGCGCCCAGCGCCGTGCCGGCGCGCGCGATCGTCAGGTAGGCGCCCGCGATGATGCCGAGCGCGCCGTGAAACGGCACGGTCAGCACGCTGCGCAAGGCGGCCAGCGAGCGCCACATGTCGGCGTGCTGGACCAGATAGGCCAGGTTCTCGTAAGCAGCGAAGCCGAGGCCGACCGCAGCGCCATAGACCACGGTGTCCATCGGGTTGGCAAAAGTCCGCCGCTTGGTCGAGGAGATCAGAACGATGGCGATCACCTTGACGGCTTCCTCAGGCAGCGCGACGCCGAAGATCGAATGCATGGCCAGCGCCGCCCAGGGGTCGTCGGGTGCGGCGACCATCTTGGCGAAGGGGGCCCGGGCAAGGCCAAGCAACGAGATGCTGGCCGCGCCCAACAGGAACGCGGTCCAGACCTGAGCGGGCGGGCCGGGTCGCTCCTCAGCGGCGATGACAAGCCACAGCATCAGCAGCGCCGGGGCGATGGCCGCAGTTCCGATGACGGTGGGCAACGCTTCGATCAGGTACATCGGCGCCGAAAATAGGTTCCCTTGATCCGCTAATCTACATTGAGCGATGCGACCATGTGTCATGCGCTCGCGGTCGGCTCACTTAACGCACGGGACAGCTGCCGTTCATCTGCCGCCGCCTGCCGGACTGGAGAATGCAAGCGTAATCAATTGCATCCCAACACCTGTTCGTCAGCCATGGCAACGGCGATGTCTGACGGGATCGGAGCGCGTTGGCAAATCGGATCAAAGATATGCGCGGGTTTCTTTGAGTCGCCGGGCAGCTTGCTCCGGCTGTCGCGGTGGAGCGCCGAAACCACGCTGGTCGATAGATGGGACGGGCCGGCAGGCTCGCTAGTTGCGGTTGGGGTCCCTGCGGGGCGGCGAGCCGGTCCGGTGCGACCGCGCCTGCTCCAGTTCCCAGAAGGCGCGTACGAGGCACGTGCCGAGGCAGAACACGATGAGCATCAGCAGGAAGACTTGGTCGATGGCGGGGATGTGCATCATGACGATTATAAAGCAGCGCCCATGCCATGCGTTCCCGCACCGGCCGGCGCTTTGGCCCGTTAGTGGGTGGTGAACGGCGGCGGCGCTTCGGGGGCGACGTCGAAAGCACCGAGATGGAACTCGCCGCCCGGGGATGTGTCGGGGTCACCCGGCTGCGCCAGCAACGTGAACGCGGCCTGCGGGTAGAGCTTCCAGATCTCGAGATCGCCGGCGGTGATGGTGAGCCAGCCGAACGTGTACATGTAGCGTCCGGGCTCGGTGACCCGGCCGACCCTGTCCCAAGTGATCTTATCAACGGTGATCTTATCAACCGTGGTCTTGTTGACTGCCATCCGGTCCCCCGATCGCGAGTCCGCAAATGACGTCCGGCGTAAGGCACGGACCGTCGAAAGCTGATCCCGCAATGGGGCCGCGATAGGGCAGCGATGCGGAGGCGAGACGGCCGGTCCGCCTCAAGCCGATTGCTGCAGCGGCGAGCGCGCAATGAGGTGGACTACGTCGTCACGCGCCTGCTTTTCTGCGAATTTGACCGCGAAGCCGTTGTCGAATTTGCGGATGACCCGCCCCACGCAGGCGCCGACAGCCAGCGCTGTTCCCACCGGCGGGTCGTACTCGCAGGATATGGCAACGCCGGCCGTGGAGACGTCGATGATGAAGCAGGGATGGGTGCTGCCGTCGGCGAGCGTCAGGAGGCTGTGCGAGATCTGGGGAACGAAGCGCGCATCACGCCGCAGCTCCTGGATGCTGTCGTCCTTCTGCTTCTTCTCCAGCCAGGTCAGCTTTTCCGACATCCAGGCGCGCCGCGCCCGCGTCATGTCGAGCTCCATCAGGAAGCCGGCTTTCAGCGTCGCGCTGATGGTGCACTGGAATTCGCCGAAATCCTGGAAGTAGGACGTGAGCCGCTCGCCGACCTTGCCGACGACAGGCACGTCCACGATCATGCGGAACGGTGAGACGCGCTTGGTGCGGCAGGCGAAAGTGCGCAGCTTGCCCTCGCAATCGTACCAGCGCGGCAGCGAGTAGCTGCCGTTCACGGCGACGTCCACTGCTCGTTGCCTGAGGAACTCTGTGACGGACATGCGCGCCAACCGTGTTTGGGATCGTTCCCGTAATTCCACGGTAGCGGTCAAATTCTAAGTAAATGATACCGGCGCTCAAAAGCGGGGGTAAATTTCCGGTAAACGCACGGGTCGGTCGCGCCGGAAAAAGCGCGGCATAAGGACCCGTTTTGCTCCAGGCTTTCTCACAACCTCGTCATTGCGGGCGCGGCGGTAAAAGCGCTGCCTAGGAAGATCCGAACAGCACCAGCAAGGCCAACGCGCCGACGGCCACGGCGAACTGGATCGTCGTCCAGGTCAGGCTGTCCGGGCTGATCTCCCATCCCAGTTGCGGCAATGCGCGCCGCAATGCGAGCGCCGTGAATGCTTCGACGACGGCGAGCAGGAGGGCGATGCCGGCGAGGAAAGACCAGGAATCCGCTGGCGGCATCCACGGCGCGAGCCAGGCAGGGACGGAGCCCTTCAAGGCGGCCAGCAACGCGAACCATCCGAACCAGAATGCGGAGCGCTTGACGATGTCTGCCCCGATCGTTTCGGGCTCGAGCCGGATACCGATCCTTGCCAGCGCGCTTTCGATGCGCCCGCCGTCGGTCAGGAGGATGAACGCCCCCAAATAGAGCGGGATGCGCGATTGGAAGAGCAGGGCGGCGACACCGAACAGGATGACGTGGCCGACGACATCGCTGAGGAGCTCCCGGGCGATCCGGCCTGGCGGCACCGGCGCGGGCGGCGCGAGATCGGACTGCGGACGCGGTCGGGCGCAGGCCATGTGCGCCAGCATCTTGGCGCGCAGGTCCGATGGATGCCGGCCGGGATGGTGACCCAGCCACGGCGGAAGCTCCGGCGTCATTGCGGACGCGCCGGACGAACCATCAATTTCGGGGAAGTGCTGCGCCATGGGCCAAGACCGGTTCCAACCGACATTGGTCGGTGGCGAGCGGCGGGAAGGTTCATGCGGAAGCAGCGGAAATTGCGGTGGCGGCAGCGATGGCGTTCATCGCCTGCGCACTGGCGCTCCCTAGCGGAATCGAACCGCTCTCTCCACCGTGAAAGGGTGGCGTCCTAACCGATAGACGAAGGGAGCAAACGCAGGGCCCTGCCGTTGTTCCCGGCACGGCCGCTGGCCGGCCGAACAGGGCCCGGCGGCTTGCAGCGGGCGAACGTATAGTGGCCTTTCCGCCTCCGGGCAAGCCGGTCGGGGCCGGTCTTTTGGCCCCGGTGGACAGCGCCGATCCGGGGATTATCGGCGGGCGATTGCAACGGTTTCTTAGGGGGCGCCGGGTAGCGCTGGACGGGGAGATCTCTCGCCGATGCCACCGCCGAAAAAGCGCGCAGCCCGCAAGCTGCTGTCGAAGCACGCCTGGATCACGCTCGACGGCGGCTTCGCCGCGCGGCATTGCCTGGTCCAGGATATCTCGGATTCCGGCGCCAAGATCACCTTGGACGAGGACGCCAGCCAGCTCCCGGGCGTGATCCGGCTCGCCTTCGCACGCGATTCGCGCACCGGGCGGAGCTGCCAGGTGGTCTGGCGCCGCGGCAAATCGGCCGGCATCAAGTTCATCTGATCGCGGGCGGAGGCGCCCCGATGGCGCGCAGCCCCGGTCCGGGCTAGAACGCCGCCATGCGCACCAAGCTCTTGATCCTGATCCCGCTGCTCGTCACGTCCGCCGCCGCGGCGGAGGCGCTGCGCCTGCCGCCTGCCGAGCGGCCCCAGGCGGGCGCGACCACCGCACCGCTGAAGAGCGCGGCCGGCAAGGCTCGAGCAGGCTCCTGCGCCTCCTATGGCCCGAGCTTCGTCATGGTCGAGGGCACCGGGACCTGCGTGAAGATCGAGGGCTCGAGCCGCATCGACACCACGGTCAGGCGCTAAAGGCCGATGTCGCCGGATCTCATCCGCCTCGACCTCATCGTTCCCGTCGTGATGTACTGCGCGCTGCTGTGGTGGGTCGGCCGCGGCCTGAGCTGGACGGCGCGGCTGGCGACCGCGGCGGTGACCCTGGTGCTGATCGTCTGCGTGCTGCTGGTCGAGCGCGGCTGGCGCTAGGCCGAAAGCAAAAAATGCGAAAACAACCCCATGCACAGTAGCCGTCAAGTGCCGAGGTGACGGCGGAGGCTTGCGCCGAAACGCGGATTCATCGTGTTTTCGCCGTAGCTTACGCCGCGCCGCCGGCTCACGACATCGGCGGTGCGACATGCTGTGCGAATCCGGGCCGTTTGCCGAGCTCGGCGAGCCAGCGCGTCAGATGCGGCTGCGCCGGCCGGCTGATGCCCTCGACCCCGAGCCAGCGCCGCGCATAGGAGCCGATCGCGATGTCGGCGAGCGTGAAGGCATCGCCCTCCATGAACCGGCGCGAGGAGAGCAGGCGGTCGGCAATCGCCCAGACCTCGGCGGCGGTATCCGCATCTCGCTGCACCTGGATCATGTCGCGCTCGGCGGGCGCCGTGCGCACGATGCCCCAGAACACCGGGCGGTCGACCGGCTGCACCGTCGACAGCGTCCAGTCGAGCCAGCGGTCGATCGAGGCGCGCTGCTTCGGCGCCTCGGGATAGATCGGCGTGCCGCGTCCATGGGCGAGGCAGAGGTAGCGCATGATCGAATTGGATTCCCACAGCACGAAGTCGCCCTCGACCAGCGTCGGGATCCGCGCGTTGGGGTTCATCGCCAGATACTCGGCCTCGCGCGTCCGGCCGTAGCTCATGCCGGCATCGATGCGCTCATAGGGCAGATTGAGCTCGGTCAGGCACCACAGCACCTTCTGCACGTTGACCGAATTGGCGCGGCCCCAGATCGTCAGCTTGGTGTCAGGCATGAAGCGTCTCCCGCGGCATTGTTGCTTGCCGCGGGTGATAGCGGAATTCGCCGCCTCGAGCGATGCGCGATTGCATCGCGCCCCTCATGCAAAAAGCTCCGCACGCGGCGGAGCTTTCATTGCAAGGTTCAACCTGGCAAAGTTCAACCTGACGGTCAGCGGCCGAAGAACAGCCACAGCAGAATGATCACCGGGATCGGCACGCCAAGCATCCACAACAACAGCCCTCTCGCCATCGTATCCTCCTCCAATTGCATCACTGGAGGGTGAACGCGGCTCGCGAGCGCTTGTTCCCGTGCGCAAACCTACCAATGACCGGTGTTGGGCATCGAGGCCCACGGCTCCTGCGGCGGCTTCGGATCGCCCTTCTGCAACAGCTCGATCGAGTGCAGGTCCGGCGAGCGGACGAAGGCCATGTTGCCGTCGCGCGGCGGACGGTTGATGGTGACGCCGGCTTTCATCAGCTTGTCGCAAGTGGCGTAGATGTCGTCGACCTCATAGGCGAGATGGCCGAAGAAGCGATCCTCGCCGTAGGTCTCCTCGTCCCAATTCCAGGTGAGCTCGACCAGCGGCGCGCCGCGCGTCGGCGGCTGCTTCTTCAACGCCTCGAGATCGTCCGCCGAGCACAGGAACACCAGCGTGAACCGCCCCTTGTCGTTCTCGATCCGCCGTACCTCCTTCAGCCCGAAAGCATCGACATAGAACTTCAGCGCGACATCGAGATTGCGCACGCGCAGCATGGTGTGGAGGTATCGCATGGTTGTTGCTCCCTGGAACGGACGGAGGGTTTTTGTCTTGGGCCCGGACGGCGGGGAGAGATAGCAGGAAACGGGCAGGAGGGGCAGGGGGCAGGTGTCTGCAATCCGACCATATAACTTCTTGTGTTGAGGTATGGCGCCCCCACATTCTCCGGTTGAGGTACTTCGATTGGAGGGGCTATGTTTGAAAGTGGGATGGATCGACTTAGAGACGTTGTGCTGTTTGTTGCCGGCCTAGTCGCATTGGGCGCGCTAATCATGGCGGCATTCGAAGGCTTCAATCAGCGAATACCTTCTGCGATTTTTCTTGGCACGCTGGGCGTGGTCTGCACCTTCATGGTCTACATGCCAAAGCTTGAGGTCTTCAAGGTGTGGGGTGTGGAGGCCCGCCTGAACCGGACTTTGGACCGCGCAGAGGAGATACTAGGCAAACTTCAGCATCTGTCCGTTATAAGTGCCAAGGCCACATACATGACGTTTGCTTGGTCGAATAGATTTGGTTCGCCTGGCGCGAAAGCTAAACAGGCCATTCTCGACGATGTGGATCGGCAGCTAGATGAGTTAAAGGTTACACCAACGGAAAGGGCTGAGATCGTCCGGCCCTAT contains:
- a CDS encoding VOC family protein; amino-acid sequence: MRYLHTMLRVRNLDVALKFYVDAFGLKEVRRIENDKGRFTLVFLCSADDLEALKKQPPTRGAPLVELTWNWDEETYGEDRFFGHLAYEVDDIYATCDKLMKAGVTINRPPRDGNMAFVRSPDLHSIELLQKGDPKPPQEPWASMPNTGHW
- a CDS encoding glutathione S-transferase family protein, producing MPDTKLTIWGRANSVNVQKVLWCLTELNLPYERIDAGMSYGRTREAEYLAMNPNARIPTLVEGDFVLWESNSIMRYLCLAHGRGTPIYPEAPKQRASIDRWLDWTLSTVQPVDRPVFWGIVRTAPAERDMIQVQRDADTAAEVWAIADRLLSSRRFMEGDAFTLADIAIGSYARRWLGVEGISRPAQPHLTRWLAELGKRPGFAQHVAPPMS
- a CDS encoding PilZ domain-containing protein, with translation MSVTEFLRQRAVDVAVNGSYSLPRWYDCEGKLRTFACRTKRVSPFRMIVDVPVVGKVGERLTSYFQDFGEFQCTISATLKAGFLMELDMTRARRAWMSEKLTWLEKKQKDDSIQELRRDARFVPQISHSLLTLADGSTHPCFIIDVSTAGVAISCEYDPPVGTALAVGACVGRVIRKFDNGFAVKFAEKQARDDVVHLIARSPLQQSA
- a CDS encoding PilZ domain-containing protein — translated: MPPPKKRAARKLLSKHAWITLDGGFAARHCLVQDISDSGAKITLDEDASQLPGVIRLAFARDSRTGRSCQVVWRRGKSAGIKFI